One part of the Ignisphaera cupida genome encodes these proteins:
- a CDS encoding DNA-binding protein, which produces MSTAPTGNTKTIVLGNRPLREYVLEAIVSLNREADVIEILGRGRHIHRAVTLYNTLASRLGDRVTLKNVEIGSLLIKGRRVSYIKISIAKK; this is translated from the coding sequence ATGAGTACAGCACCTACTGGCAATACAAAAACAATTGTGCTTGGAAATAGGCCTCTAAGAGAATATGTGCTTGAAGCTATAGTGAGTTTGAATAGAGAGGCTGATGTCATTGAAATTCTTGGTAGAGGGAGACATATACATAGAGCAGTTACACTATACAACACACTTGCTTCAAGATTAGGTGATAGAGTAACGCTTAAGAATGTTGAGATAGGAAGCCTATTGATTAAAGGAAGAAGAGTTTCATATATAAAAATATCTATTGCAAAGAAATAA
- a CDS encoding 4Fe-4S dicluster domain-containing protein translates to MGGDMQVDKIAKLTKIVTIGLKTGRVTIKYPFGAPLVTESFRGAISIDNTKCWGCGACVLICPPNALSMKFEKDNIIIEYFKGRCIFCGMCADVCPANAISVTKEFELASTDLEDLKEYVIHRTSKCSICGKPIGPTSELRSVIKSQPVSEEYINLCSDCRKKLFAKAISIRFGAST, encoded by the coding sequence ATGGGAGGAGATATGCAAGTAGATAAAATAGCTAAATTAACTAAAATCGTAACAATTGGATTGAAGACAGGTAGGGTTACAATTAAATATCCATTTGGAGCTCCATTAGTTACAGAATCATTTAGAGGTGCTATAAGCATAGATAATACAAAGTGCTGGGGATGTGGAGCCTGTGTATTGATTTGCCCACCAAATGCTTTATCTATGAAGTTTGAAAAAGATAATATAATCATAGAATATTTCAAGGGAAGATGCATATTCTGTGGAATGTGTGCTGACGTTTGCCCGGCAAACGCCATTAGTGTAACAAAGGAATTCGAACTTGCATCAACAGATCTTGAAGATCTTAAGGAATATGTTATTCATAGAACGAGTAAGTGTTCTATATGTGGAAAGCCTATAGGGCCTACATCCGAACTTAGAAGTGTTATAAAGTCTCAACCTGTTTCAGAAGAATACATTAATCTATGTTCAGATTGTAGAAAAAAACTCTTTGCTAAAGCAATTAGCATTAGATTTGGCGCTTCTACATGA
- a CDS encoding NADH-quinone oxidoreductase subunit H gives MLISILLILLLPFLLAPIYDSIERKVKSLIQSRVGPRGFIRSLLQSWFDIAKLFSKELVITGYGILIITMLELFLIASTAILLQILILFNNLIVVKTLFIVFLSISTAFFITRSIALNNPFASIGVFREFHIVLSTESFFLPSLATVLFINASLPLKLMLLIIIALSCYVLSSRIPFDIAEAEPEIASGVNIELSGPLLGVAMYSLHIKRYVLSEVLSYVLLKLFNVHLELYTFFVITLLTFIIWITTSIISIILARTRVDIGPATMLKTMIILMILTLLIYMLTVK, from the coding sequence GTGCTCATTAGTATTTTGTTAATATTGCTTTTGCCATTTCTCTTAGCACCTATTTATGATAGCATTGAAAGAAAAGTTAAATCATTAATTCAGTCTAGAGTAGGGCCAAGAGGTTTTATTAGAAGCTTACTACAAAGTTGGTTTGACATAGCTAAGTTGTTTAGTAAAGAACTTGTTATAACGGGTTATGGAATACTCATTATTACAATGTTAGAACTTTTTCTTATAGCCTCAACAGCTATACTTCTTCAAATCTTAATTCTATTCAACAATTTAATAGTTGTAAAGACTCTTTTCATAGTGTTTCTATCAATATCTACAGCATTCTTTATAACTAGGTCAATAGCCCTTAATAATCCATTTGCCTCTATAGGAGTTTTTAGAGAATTTCATATTGTTTTATCTACAGAATCCTTCTTCTTGCCATCACTTGCCACAGTTCTTTTCATTAATGCTTCTCTTCCTTTAAAATTAATGTTGTTGATTATAATAGCCTTGTCTTGCTATGTTCTTAGTAGCAGAATACCTTTTGATATTGCTGAAGCAGAACCAGAAATTGCAAGTGGAGTAAATATAGAGCTTTCAGGACCTTTGCTAGGAGTTGCAATGTATTCTCTCCATATTAAAAGATATGTTCTTTCAGAAGTTCTTAGCTATGTTCTTCTCAAGTTGTTTAACGTGCATTTAGAGCTATATACATTCTTTGTAATAACCTTGTTAACATTCATTATATGGATAACCACAAGCATCATTAGTATTATACTTGCTAGAACTCGTGTAGATATAGGGCCTGCAACTATGCTTAAGACCATGATTATTTTAATGATTTTAACACTTTTAATTTACATGCTTACGGTGAAATAG
- a CDS encoding complex I subunit 5 family protein, whose protein sequence is MADLYRYTTYILSTILILLGGSAKLFDKKHGAILRILGYILILLYTLLFVENIFAKILAISSCVIACIVSIYTANYAKHKYGLPYLQLIVDAFSLSITFTFISKYLIEFITFWIIAELIGFVLITFEWFTQGNRNALEAGIRYLLVSMVPADITLFALIALTGVEKAYTVSITSIEPAIQGSPILTILCVVGFLAKAAIAPLHFWLPDAHSIAPAPASSMLSGLMVKMGIYGLYLLSLYPSINKDVYVYTLMICGSITAVYGGLLALAQSDIKRILAYSTISHTSVMSILLSMYVKFNSVEALQATLFYVLAHAFFKAALFMDSGVVEIIAHTRDIGSLGYISRVYPLESTAVLLSILSLIGVPPLPGFLAKFLTILSLVTNLISASPIVVLLIVVAIEIVFSIGYGAKYLMTHFGSSTIRILPRIDLNLLRQLALPVVTTIAISVALSFSILFEQQIIYGTILGMIMTISLIFLILVIYIVYKSQKIFRVSESWLGGARP, encoded by the coding sequence TTGGCAGACCTATATAGATATACTACATATATTCTTTCAACAATACTTATATTATTAGGTGGTTCTGCAAAACTATTTGATAAAAAACATGGTGCAATTCTTCGAATTCTTGGATATATTCTTATTTTGCTCTACACCTTATTGTTTGTTGAAAATATCTTTGCTAAAATACTTGCCATTTCCAGTTGTGTAATAGCATGTATTGTTTCAATATATACAGCTAACTATGCTAAACACAAGTATGGACTACCTTATTTACAGTTAATTGTAGATGCTTTTTCGCTTTCAATTACATTCACATTTATATCCAAATACTTGATAGAGTTTATTACGTTTTGGATTATTGCAGAACTCATAGGATTTGTACTAATAACTTTTGAGTGGTTTACACAAGGTAATAGAAATGCTCTTGAAGCAGGTATAAGGTATCTCCTAGTGTCAATGGTTCCAGCAGACATAACATTGTTTGCATTAATTGCATTAACAGGTGTTGAAAAAGCATATACAGTGAGTATAACAAGTATTGAGCCAGCAATACAAGGCTCACCTATACTAACAATTCTATGTGTTGTGGGATTCTTAGCTAAAGCTGCTATAGCACCTTTACACTTTTGGTTACCAGATGCTCATTCAATAGCTCCAGCACCTGCATCTTCAATGTTATCTGGGCTTATGGTTAAAATGGGAATTTATGGACTTTACCTGTTATCTTTATATCCATCGATAAATAAAGATGTTTATGTATATACCCTAATGATTTGTGGAAGCATCACAGCTGTATATGGTGGATTACTAGCTCTTGCACAATCAGATATAAAGAGGATTCTAGCCTATAGCACAATATCGCATACAAGTGTTATGAGTATTTTGCTAAGCATGTATGTGAAGTTTAATTCTGTTGAGGCTTTGCAAGCAACCTTATTCTATGTACTGGCGCATGCATTTTTCAAAGCTGCATTGTTTATGGATTCAGGAGTTGTTGAAATAATTGCTCATACAAGAGATATTGGAAGCTTAGGATACATATCCAGAGTATATCCATTAGAAAGTACTGCAGTTTTACTATCAATTCTATCTCTTATTGGTGTCCCCCCACTCCCAGGTTTCCTAGCAAAATTCTTAACAATACTCTCACTTGTAACTAACCTCATATCAGCTTCGCCAATAGTTGTTCTACTTATTGTTGTAGCTATTGAAATTGTTTTTAGCATAGGATATGGAGCTAAATACCTGATGACGCACTTTGGCTCTTCAACAATAAGGATACTTCCTCGAATAGATTTAAATTTATTAAGACAGCTAGCTTTACCAGTGGTTACAACAATAGCAATTTCTGTTGCACTATCATTTTCAATTTTATTTGAGCAGCAAATAATTTATGGAACTATTTTGGGTATGATCATGACAATTTCGCTAATATTCTTAATACTGGTAATATATATTGTATATAAGTCTCAAAAAATCTTTAGAGTTTCTGAGAGTTGGCTTGGTGGTGCAAGACCTTGA
- a CDS encoding hydrogenase large subunit, with amino-acid sequence MSLSSNLKAIENKIKDLGGFIETVSDNTVIVEITKDNLKEFAKWLYENNAFLKTCAGVDEREINSRFTLYHIFGLDEMGVDVVVKVSGSDKDYTPTISDIVPPAEWCELEARDMVGIRISGHEDKPKFILPQDWPENVYPLRKDFSYDYRPQSEFSKFDEELPKEVGLPIGPYHPILHEPEYFELYVEGEKVVDVFYRGFHVHRGIEKLAESPRFTYKTIPFLAERICGICGFVHSSCYVLTVEKAAKIEVPERAQFIRSIVLEIERIHSHLLWLGIAAHILGYDAGFMQLWRIREPVMVLAELLTGSRKTYGINIVGGVRRDIDESKKRKALEILRNVRDEFKKVVDVLVSVPEIVKRASGTGVLPKEDARKLSVVGPVARGSGLERDVRKNYPYFAYRYTSFKVPVYSEGDNLARTLVRIDEVFESISIVEQLLDALPKGPIAVESYEIPPFRKAVGAVEAPRGEDLHFIITGLGRPYRWRVRAPTYQNLPALKVMLRGAPLADAFLTIASIDPCFSCTDRAIVIHDIKSDSKKFVNLFYGRRYASR; translated from the coding sequence ATGAGTTTATCATCTAATCTCAAAGCAATTGAAAATAAAATTAAGGATTTGGGTGGATTTATAGAAACAGTTTCAGATAATACAGTAATTGTTGAAATTACAAAAGATAATTTGAAGGAGTTTGCAAAATGGCTTTACGAAAATAATGCATTTCTAAAAACATGTGCAGGAGTTGATGAAAGAGAGATTAACAGTAGATTCACATTGTATCACATATTTGGACTTGATGAAATGGGTGTAGATGTTGTTGTGAAAGTATCAGGTTCTGATAAAGACTATACACCTACAATATCAGATATTGTTCCACCTGCAGAATGGTGTGAGCTTGAAGCAAGGGATATGGTTGGTATAAGGATAAGTGGTCATGAAGATAAGCCAAAGTTTATTCTTCCACAGGATTGGCCTGAAAATGTTTATCCACTTAGAAAAGATTTTTCATATGATTACAGACCTCAGAGTGAGTTTAGCAAATTTGATGAAGAGCTTCCGAAGGAGGTTGGTCTTCCCATAGGCCCCTACCATCCAATACTTCACGAACCTGAATACTTTGAACTTTATGTTGAAGGTGAAAAAGTTGTTGATGTTTTTTACAGAGGTTTTCATGTTCATAGAGGTATTGAAAAACTTGCTGAATCTCCTAGATTCACATACAAAACCATTCCGTTTTTAGCTGAGAGAATTTGTGGTATATGTGGGTTTGTTCATTCATCATGTTATGTGTTAACAGTTGAAAAAGCAGCAAAAATAGAAGTACCTGAAAGAGCACAATTTATAAGATCAATTGTTTTAGAGATTGAAAGAATTCATAGCCATCTTCTATGGCTTGGCATTGCAGCACATATTCTAGGCTATGATGCTGGATTTATGCAGTTGTGGAGAATAAGAGAACCAGTGATGGTGCTTGCAGAGCTTTTAACAGGTTCTAGAAAAACTTATGGAATAAATATTGTTGGTGGTGTTAGAAGAGATATTGATGAGTCTAAGAAGAGAAAAGCCTTGGAAATTTTGAGGAATGTTAGAGATGAGTTCAAGAAAGTTGTAGATGTTTTGGTTTCAGTACCTGAGATAGTTAAAAGAGCAAGTGGAACAGGTGTTTTACCCAAGGAAGATGCGAGAAAATTAAGTGTTGTAGGACCTGTTGCAAGAGGTTCTGGTCTTGAAAGAGATGTTAGAAAGAACTATCCATATTTTGCATACAGATACACCTCGTTTAAAGTGCCTGTATATAGCGAGGGAGATAACTTAGCAAGAACTTTAGTGAGAATTGATGAAGTTTTTGAAAGTATTAGCATTGTGGAGCAGCTTCTAGATGCTTTGCCCAAAGGACCTATAGCTGTGGAATCCTATGAAATTCCACCTTTTAGAAAAGCTGTTGGAGCTGTGGAAGCGCCTAGAGGTGAAGATTTGCATTTCATTATAACTGGCTTGGGAAGACCTTATAGATGGAGAGTTAGAGCTCCAACATATCAAAATCTTCCTGCTTTAAAAGTTATGTTAAGAGGAGCTCCACTAGCAGATGCATTTCTAACTATTGCAAGTATAGATCCCTGTTTTTCATGTACAGATAGAGCAATAGTTATACATGATATTAAATCAGATTCTAAAAAATTTGTGAATTTGTTTTATGGGAGGAGATATGCAAGTAGATAA
- a CDS encoding 4Fe-4S dicluster domain-containing protein codes for MDKGFGNPILLRWIDYGKCIGCGICSSVCEFIHEGTPYIRLYDVGGGLIKPISCFHCAKAPCVEVCPTKAMRRDESGAVYVDVSRCIGCMACLYACPYGIPELDVVTKTSMKCDLCRKLRGEGLEPACSVMCPTKAIVISTPQFVFDEAKKRALAKIIGAVTSFGRPI; via the coding sequence GTGGATAAGGGATTTGGAAATCCAATACTGCTTAGATGGATAGATTATGGCAAGTGTATTGGATGTGGCATATGTTCATCTGTTTGTGAATTCATACATGAGGGAACACCTTACATAAGACTTTACGATGTTGGTGGAGGATTGATAAAGCCAATATCATGTTTTCACTGCGCCAAAGCACCATGTGTAGAGGTTTGTCCAACAAAAGCTATGAGAAGAGATGAGAGTGGGGCTGTATATGTTGATGTATCTAGATGTATTGGCTGCATGGCATGTCTCTATGCCTGTCCCTATGGAATACCAGAGCTAGATGTAGTTACAAAAACATCAATGAAGTGCGATTTGTGTAGAAAACTCAGAGGCGAGGGTTTAGAACCTGCATGCAGTGTCATGTGTCCAACAAAAGCCATAGTCATTAGCACTCCTCAATTCGTATTTGATGAGGCTAAGAAAAGAGCTTTAGCAAAAATTATAGGGGCTGTGACAAGCTTTGGCAGACCTATATAG
- a CDS encoding NADH-quinone oxidoreductase subunit B family protein — protein MKLDEKLKNIRRSPWVFHLNSGSCNACDIEILDALTPYFDAERFGVKLVASPRHADVILFTGPVTREVLPKVIRTLNAVPRPRIVVAIGSCAVGGGIWWNTYSTIGGFPKLKEILKEQGVEIDRVVYVPGCPARPEAIIYGLLLALGYVKQKVSKVTKVVES, from the coding sequence ATGAAATTAGATGAGAAGTTGAAGAACATTAGAAGAAGTCCATGGGTTTTCCATTTGAATAGTGGATCTTGTAATGCATGTGATATTGAAATTCTTGATGCGCTAACCCCATACTTTGATGCTGAAAGATTTGGGGTAAAACTAGTTGCATCTCCTAGGCATGCTGATGTGATATTGTTTACAGGTCCTGTGACGAGAGAGGTGCTTCCAAAGGTTATAAGAACATTAAATGCTGTTCCAAGACCAAGAATAGTCGTTGCCATAGGTTCTTGCGCTGTTGGTGGAGGAATTTGGTGGAATACATATTCAACTATAGGAGGATTTCCAAAGCTAAAAGAAATACTAAAAGAGCAAGGAGTAGAAATAGATAGGGTTGTATATGTTCCTGGATGCCCTGCAAGGCCGGAGGCCATAATCTATGGACTTTTGTTAGCGCTTGGCTATGTCAAACAAAAAGTTTCAAAGGTCACAAAAGTTGTTGAAAGCTAG
- a CDS encoding phosphoribosyltransferase: protein MALSLELAEKIFLSGFRPSIVVAILRGGYIVAKLVSDYLGIDEIATTEIKFYRGIGEKGEKPIISTPLIRSIKDEKVLIVDDVADSGRTLQVAIDLVRIYGAKEVKTATLYLKPWSITVPDYYVAETRSWIVFPWEVSEILRELAKKLGGFEKAISILNLEKYYNKEIIERIVKIAKHKA, encoded by the coding sequence ATGGCACTTAGTCTAGAGCTTGCAGAAAAGATATTTTTGTCAGGCTTTAGACCAAGCATCGTTGTTGCAATTCTTAGAGGAGGTTACATTGTTGCAAAACTTGTTAGTGATTATCTTGGTATAGACGAAATAGCAACAACAGAGATAAAATTTTATAGAGGTATCGGTGAAAAGGGTGAGAAACCCATAATATCCACACCTCTTATTCGCAGCATAAAAGATGAGAAAGTTCTTATAGTAGATGATGTTGCAGACTCTGGTAGAACCCTTCAAGTGGCTATAGATCTTGTGAGAATATATGGAGCAAAAGAAGTAAAAACAGCAACTCTATATCTAAAGCCATGGTCTATAACAGTACCAGATTACTATGTTGCAGAAACAAGAAGCTGGATTGTTTTCCCATGGGAAGTAAGTGAAATTTTGAGAGAATTAGCAAAAAAGCTTGGAGGTTTCGAAAAAGCTATAAGCATACTCAACTTAGAGAAATACTATAACAAAGAAATAATAGAAAGAATAGTAAAAATAGCAAAACATAAAGCTTAA
- the rgy gene encoding reverse gyrase, whose product MIEYRNGFSNYCRQLNELGSKAVVVCIRKDSTSSFFEDLKNVIEKEIVFFKDFFKQCTGYEMRSFQEYWSKKLLFGESFALVAPTGVGKSTLLTVYALYKTLFYNSKVYMIAPTREIAKQLHRKIVSYVENIKDLGYDVKKIKILLYDSTARNSEEVKNSIMNGDFNVLITSAAFLSRHHMLIMDKKVDVIIADDLDSILRNSKNVDRVLHLLGFDDEIIEIGLQLVKMRQKMLVAKISKGLEYVDEIRKEMLELEASLKDKLSKVTTQLVVASATGRSKGIKALLLKELLGFDAGAVFEYLRNVDDVYIDLNRIDEIVDIVKTIGSGVIFVSNLYKNFVDKLTDLLSRNNIRFAIAKSGNKAVDKFRKGEVDVLIGSASYYGILVRGLDEPQRIRFAVFIGVPHTMKKLDDALNNVRFMFILLKTLKNYGLNVDEDLKRVVNIIQNSTPAQLILYSKMLRGILEPQQNVHGVVDNVNILKIVKNKLVSIVKHLLDKQSHILVENYGIIVKDDNGQIQVVKPDLFTYIQASGRTSRIVGKSKCYGVSIVFEKYHELVKILERRLKKITLFNGFRGYSKEFIYEAFKKIVQSRAEGGSADGIQIENIKPILIVVESPTKARTIASMFGKPVKKIYGNIIVYETVIPLEDRVFVAMVTATLGHLTDLVVDEGFHGVKELGSGGYAAIYDFITKCRNCGAQHVGAFDSCPYCNSFDVYTSASIYNVLKKLASEVSAVFIATDPDTEGEKIAFDVYNLIYSYNQNIYRIEFREVTKNAILSALKNPRKIDLNKVLAQITRRIADRWIGFELSMYLQNMFNKPWLGAGRVQSPVLLWTVNRYVEYKANQGHAIVVTILGYKHKLFLGSIDKAKAEEIARRIYEKGVRIADVKYEEIVLNPPPPYTTDTLLAEANMLYGFSASKTMSLAQNLFEMGLITYHRTDSTRISSIGMAIAREALEKMNLSAFYMPRSWDRNIRGEDAHEAIRPTTPLNSEEVVEAIMRGELGFATRISHDHLKLYDLIYRRFLASQIVPAKVLYATIVMDFDGIIQTISLPVDIIEQGFTFAYPIKIYNQFRKLSAGTIIKIDHVEVIKTSSVRLYKVSDLVSMMKSHGIGRPSTYAKAIDNNVRHGYMILSKKKKVAIPTKLGLDVADILSREFLNLVGIEFTRNLEKLIDEVEKGSIDIKDALAFIKSRVDEIWIKTHDNHLTHLTQFDLISTSL is encoded by the coding sequence ATGATAGAATATAGGAATGGTTTTAGCAACTATTGTAGGCAATTGAATGAGCTAGGAAGTAAAGCTGTAGTTGTGTGTATAAGAAAAGATAGTACCTCTTCTTTTTTTGAGGATCTGAAAAATGTTATTGAAAAGGAGATTGTATTCTTTAAGGATTTTTTTAAGCAGTGTACAGGGTATGAGATGAGATCTTTTCAAGAGTATTGGAGCAAGAAGCTATTATTTGGAGAGTCCTTTGCACTTGTTGCTCCAACTGGTGTTGGCAAATCAACTCTTTTAACTGTTTATGCACTTTACAAGACTTTGTTTTATAATAGCAAGGTTTATATGATTGCTCCTACTAGAGAAATAGCAAAACAATTGCATAGAAAAATAGTTAGTTATGTTGAAAATATTAAAGACTTGGGATATGATGTAAAAAAGATAAAGATATTGTTGTATGATTCAACAGCTAGGAATAGTGAGGAAGTAAAAAACTCTATAATGAATGGAGACTTTAACGTTTTAATAACATCAGCTGCTTTTCTTTCAAGACATCACATGCTTATAATGGATAAAAAAGTTGATGTTATTATTGCAGATGATCTAGATTCTATTTTAAGAAATTCTAAAAATGTTGATAGAGTTCTTCACTTGCTTGGATTCGATGATGAGATAATAGAAATAGGATTGCAGTTAGTGAAAATGAGACAGAAAATGCTTGTAGCAAAGATTTCAAAGGGATTAGAATATGTTGATGAAATTAGAAAAGAGATGCTGGAGCTGGAAGCATCTCTTAAAGATAAGTTATCAAAAGTCACAACACAACTTGTAGTTGCTTCAGCAACTGGAAGATCAAAAGGAATAAAGGCTCTTTTGCTGAAAGAGCTTCTTGGTTTTGATGCTGGAGCTGTTTTTGAGTATCTGAGAAATGTAGATGATGTATATATTGATTTGAATAGAATTGATGAAATTGTAGACATAGTTAAAACTATTGGAAGTGGGGTAATATTTGTTTCAAATCTATATAAAAACTTTGTTGATAAATTAACAGATTTGTTAAGCAGAAACAACATTAGATTTGCTATAGCGAAGAGTGGCAATAAAGCAGTTGACAAGTTCAGAAAAGGTGAAGTTGATGTTTTAATAGGGTCGGCATCATATTATGGAATCCTTGTTAGAGGTCTTGACGAGCCACAAAGAATTAGATTTGCAGTGTTTATTGGAGTTCCACATACTATGAAAAAACTTGATGATGCTTTGAATAATGTTAGATTCATGTTCATTCTACTTAAGACGCTTAAAAACTATGGGCTGAATGTAGATGAGGATTTGAAGAGAGTTGTTAATATAATCCAAAATTCAACTCCTGCACAACTTATTCTATACTCAAAAATGTTAAGAGGAATTCTCGAACCACAACAAAATGTGCATGGTGTTGTCGATAATGTAAATATCTTAAAAATTGTAAAGAACAAGCTTGTTTCAATAGTAAAGCATTTGCTCGACAAACAAAGCCACATATTAGTAGAAAACTATGGAATAATAGTCAAGGATGACAATGGACAAATTCAAGTTGTCAAACCAGATTTGTTTACCTATATTCAGGCAAGTGGTAGAACATCTAGAATTGTTGGAAAGAGCAAGTGCTATGGTGTTTCGATAGTTTTTGAAAAGTATCACGAACTTGTTAAGATACTTGAGAGGAGACTTAAGAAAATAACCTTGTTTAATGGGTTTAGAGGGTACAGTAAAGAGTTTATTTACGAAGCTTTCAAAAAAATTGTTCAGAGCAGAGCTGAAGGTGGATCTGCCGATGGAATTCAAATTGAGAATATAAAACCCATTTTAATAGTTGTTGAATCACCTACAAAAGCTAGAACTATAGCCTCAATGTTTGGAAAACCTGTTAAGAAAATTTATGGAAATATAATTGTCTATGAAACTGTTATACCACTTGAGGACAGAGTTTTTGTAGCCATGGTTACTGCTACACTTGGACATTTAACTGACTTAGTTGTTGATGAAGGCTTTCATGGTGTTAAGGAATTGGGGTCTGGAGGATATGCTGCAATATATGATTTCATAACAAAGTGTAGAAACTGTGGAGCACAACACGTTGGAGCCTTTGACTCATGTCCTTATTGCAACTCTTTCGATGTTTACACATCAGCTTCTATTTACAATGTATTGAAAAAACTTGCTTCAGAGGTTAGTGCCGTTTTCATAGCAACCGATCCTGATACAGAAGGTGAGAAAATTGCATTTGATGTTTACAACTTAATCTATAGTTATAACCAAAACATTTACAGAATAGAGTTTAGAGAGGTTACTAAAAACGCCATTCTCTCAGCACTTAAAAATCCAAGGAAAATAGATTTGAATAAGGTTCTAGCTCAAATCACCAGAAGAATAGCTGATAGATGGATAGGATTCGAGCTTAGCATGTATCTTCAAAACATGTTTAACAAGCCTTGGCTTGGTGCTGGAAGAGTACAGTCACCTGTTTTATTATGGACTGTCAACAGATATGTTGAATATAAAGCAAATCAAGGTCATGCAATAGTCGTTACAATTCTTGGATATAAACATAAGCTATTTTTAGGATCCATAGACAAGGCTAAGGCTGAGGAAATAGCTAGGAGAATCTATGAAAAAGGTGTGAGAATAGCTGATGTGAAATACGAGGAAATCGTCTTGAATCCGCCACCCCCATATACAACAGATACTTTATTAGCAGAAGCAAACATGCTTTATGGGTTTTCAGCATCGAAGACAATGTCATTAGCTCAAAACCTATTTGAAATGGGTTTAATAACCTATCATAGAACAGATTCAACAAGAATTTCATCAATAGGCATGGCCATAGCAAGAGAAGCATTAGAGAAAATGAATTTAAGTGCTTTTTACATGCCCAGGTCATGGGATAGGAATATAAGAGGTGAAGACGCACATGAAGCAATAAGACCAACAACGCCATTGAATTCCGAGGAAGTTGTTGAGGCTATTATGCGTGGTGAACTAGGATTTGCAACAAGAATATCACACGATCATTTAAAGCTTTATGACCTTATATACAGAAGATTTTTGGCAAGTCAAATAGTGCCTGCAAAAGTATTGTATGCTACAATAGTTATGGATTTTGATGGAATTATACAAACTATTTCATTACCTGTGGATATAATTGAGCAAGGATTTACATTTGCCTATCCAATTAAAATATACAATCAATTCAGAAAACTTTCAGCTGGCACTATCATAAAGATTGATCATGTTGAAGTGATAAAAACATCTAGTGTGAGACTCTATAAAGTTTCAGATTTAGTGTCGATGATGAAAAGCCATGGAATTGGAAGGCCAAGCACATATGCAAAGGCTATAGACAATAATGTTAGACATGGCTATATGATTCTAAGTAAAAAGAAAAAGGTTGCAATTCCAACTAAATTAGGTTTAGATGTCGCTGACATACTTTCAAGAGAATTTCTAAATTTAGTTGGAATTGAATTTACGAGAAACCTTGAAAAACTTATTGATGAAGTCGAGAAAGGATCTATTGATATTAAAGATGCACTTGCATTTATAAAATCTAGAGTTGATGAAATATGGATTAAGACACATGATAATCATTTAACACATTTAACACAATTTGATTTAATTTCAACATCTCTCTAA